The following DNA comes from Cyanobacteria bacterium GSL.Bin1.
TGGCTTAGCCGCAGGCGTGACCGGGATTATTGCTTTGGGGATTGTATTTGTCGCTCTGGAAAATGGCAGTAATGGCGTGGCGCTTCTCATGGCAATTGTAGCGGGAAGCGCGATCGCGTTTTTATGGTATAACTTTCATCCGGCAACAATTTTTATGGGAGATAGCGGCTCGAATTGCCTGGGGTTTCTCCTAGCTGGGGGGAGTTTAGTCGGAATTGCTAACGAACCTGGCTTGGGCAATACCCTCGCACCGTTTGTTTTCTTAGCGGTTCCCATTGGGGATATGTTGATTGTGATTAATGCTCGCTTGCGCAACGGTCAATCTCCGTTTTTTGCTGACAAAATTCATATCCATCATCGCCTCCTCGCTAAGGGACTTTCCCAAACCATGACCGCCTTATTGGTTTATAGTGTGACCCTATGGACAGGAACGATTGGGTTAGTTTGCTGTGGCATTGAGCAACCGTGGATTTACTTTATTCCCGCTACGATATTACTGTTAGTCATGATTTGGCAAGTGCAACCCAGCCGTAAGATAGAAGAAAAGGAATGATGAGCGCGGAAATTATTTGTGTGGGAACCGAACTCCTGTTAGGAGATATTTTAAACAGTAATACTCAATATTTAGGACGACAATTAGCCGATCTGGGAATTCCTCATTACTTCCAGACGGTGGTTGGCGATAACCCAGAACGGATTAAACAGGTCTTGAAAATCGCCAGTGATCGCGCCCAAATTTTAATATTTACAGGGGGGTTAGGACCGACCCCCGATGATCTCACCACGGAAACCATTGCCAGTTTTTTTGCAACGCCCCTTGAAGAAAGACCGGAGTTAATTACAGATATTGAAGCCAAATTTACCAAACGGGGGCGCAAAATGTCTCCCAGCAACCGGAAACAAGCCCTGATGCCAGTGGGAGCAAAAGTGCTTCCCAATCCCATGGGCAGTGCCGCGGGGATGATTTGGCAACCGCGCGAAAATTTAACCCTGATGACCTTTCCCGGTGTTCCTTCCGAAATGCGACGGATGTGGGAAGAAACGGCTGTTCCCTTCCTAAAAGCACAAGGTTGGGGTGCCAATGTCATTTTGAGTCGCACCTTGCGGTTTTGGGGGATTGGCGAATCCAATTTAGCGGAAAAAGTCAGTGCCTATTTGGAGATGGAAAACCCTACTGTTGCCCCTTATGCCTCCAAAGGAGAAGTTCGCCTGCGCATTTCTGCTCGTGCCGAATCTCAAGATAGCGCGATCGCGCTCATTCAACCCATTGCAGAACAAATTCAAGCGACCGCTGGACTGGATTATTTTGGTGCCGATGAGGAGACATTAGCCAGTGTAGTGGGGAAACTTCTCCTCACAGCCAAACAAACCGTTGCGGTTGCCGAATCTTGTACCGGTGGCGGTTTAGGAGCAATGTTCACCTCAGTTGCGGGCAGTTCGGGTTATTTTCTCGGTGGTACGGTTGCCTACAGCAATGAAATCAAACAGGCTTTACTAGGGGTGAAAGCAGAGTCCTTAAATCAAGAAGGGGCAGTCAGTGGAACGGTTGCGCAGCAGATGGCATTAGGGGTGAAAAAGCAGTTTCACAGTGATTGGGGCTTAAGTATTACGGGGATTGCGGGACCCGGGGGTGGTACTGCCGAAAAACCAGTGGGATTAGTGTATGTTGGCATTGCCAGTCCCGATCAAACCACGGATCAGCTAGAATTACGGCTAGGAGAACAACGCTTACGAGAGACCATTCGTCATATCAGTGCGTGTCATGCTCTCGACCAATTACGACGCAAATTGTTGTTAGCCAACGAATCAGGATGATGGAAGCCTTTAGCCCCGTTCCCCCCAAATGGACCAATGATGCCGTTCATTCCCTCGACTTTTATTGTCCCCATTGCGGAAACGAACCCAGAAAAGCCCAACGGGTGTGGATTAACCGTCGGGCACCAGTCATTGGGGATAACTATGAACGCAAATGGCAAGAATT
Coding sequences within:
- a CDS encoding undecaprenyl/decaprenyl-phosphate alpha-N-acetylglucosaminyl 1-phosphate transferase yields the protein MPAELYYLLAFGLGTAFVIATTPVVKTIGLATGQVDQPDARKIHKTPIVRIGGISIFVAILGTALILYFSQGFAFLTPQQLQDLIRIVFGGCAFFLMGLADDIWNLSPFKRLGLQFLVIGGLWWQGLTIDLTFLPWENVLLINPLSFVITFLWLAGVANAINWLDGMDGLAAGVTGIIALGIVFVALENGSNGVALLMAIVAGSAIAFLWYNFHPATIFMGDSGSNCLGFLLAGGSLVGIANEPGLGNTLAPFVFLAVPIGDMLIVINARLRNGQSPFFADKIHIHHRLLAKGLSQTMTALLVYSVTLWTGTIGLVCCGIEQPWIYFIPATILLLVMIWQVQPSRKIEEKE
- a CDS encoding competence/damage-inducible protein A; this translates as MSAEIICVGTELLLGDILNSNTQYLGRQLADLGIPHYFQTVVGDNPERIKQVLKIASDRAQILIFTGGLGPTPDDLTTETIASFFATPLEERPELITDIEAKFTKRGRKMSPSNRKQALMPVGAKVLPNPMGSAAGMIWQPRENLTLMTFPGVPSEMRRMWEETAVPFLKAQGWGANVILSRTLRFWGIGESNLAEKVSAYLEMENPTVAPYASKGEVRLRISARAESQDSAIALIQPIAEQIQATAGLDYFGADEETLASVVGKLLLTAKQTVAVAESCTGGGLGAMFTSVAGSSGYFLGGTVAYSNEIKQALLGVKAESLNQEGAVSGTVAQQMALGVKKQFHSDWGLSITGIAGPGGGTAEKPVGLVYVGIASPDQTTDQLELRLGEQRLRETIRHISACHALDQLRRKLLLANESG